The following coding sequences lie in one Heliangelus exortis chromosome 6, bHelExo1.hap1, whole genome shotgun sequence genomic window:
- the LOC139797234 gene encoding pancreas transcription factor 1 subunit alpha-like: MEDLSYSLEQEDSSPEFLFWDQADDFLLDCSSSLEDQFSLADHFSPWHAPDCLLAPGQPATEWTEAAEVESSGPPGPTASLSGSLTPISPHPHAPAPPAHRPQRQAANVRERKRMLNINSAFEELRCHVPTFPYEKRLSKIDTLRLAIAYIALLREILLSGCEPKAYVEQCLKDGLQSPQQATWNTSDLTARLSWVKWD; encoded by the exons ATGGAGGACCTTTCCTACAGCTTGGAACAGGAAGACTCCTCTCCTGAATTTCTCTTCTGGGACCAGGCAGATGACTTCCTCCTGGACTGTTCCTCTTCCCTGGAAGACCAGTTCTCTCTGGCAGACCACTTCTCCCCTTGGCACGCCCCTGACTGCCTTCTGGCTCCAGGGCAACCAGCAACTGAGTGGACAGAGGCTGCTGAAGTGGAGAGTTCTGGGCCACCAGGACCCACTGCATCTCTCTCTGGGTCCCTCACCCCAATatccccccatccccatgccccagcaccccctgcccaCCGCCCCCAGCGCCAGGCTGCCAATGTCCGTGAGAGAAAGAGGATGCTCAACATCAACTCGGCCTTTGAGGAGCTGAGGTGCCACGTCCCCACCTTCCCCTACGAGAAGAGGCTCTCCAAAATCGACACGCTGAGGTTGGCCATTGCTTACATTGCTCTCCTCAGAGAGATTCTCCTCTCCGGGTGTGAGCCCAAAGCATATGTGGAGCAGTGCCTGAAGGATGGGTTGCAAAGCCCACAGCAGGCAACGTGGAACACAAGTG ATCTGACAGCCCGCCTGTCTTGGGTGAAGTGGGATTAA